A genome region from Triticum aestivum cultivar Chinese Spring chromosome 2B, IWGSC CS RefSeq v2.1, whole genome shotgun sequence includes the following:
- the LOC123042007 gene encoding mitochondrial metalloendopeptidase OMA1-like, translating into MDQTAALPIVDILIGLLGNKPAAFRAPGHKKPAAVRLPRRLAALGEKIHGLFFHSVQPAVRRPSSLVIIAPPPLQLPLPLPSPKLPEVLGSIQGLFIPGVWRRSPQPQATEAQAQPSQKEILESIQKLLRHVKPAVCRPLALPLAAHIAGSPAATAALVVGSAAMAVCQRYRLEVVPYSNRVHIVFHPPDYDRELDEFEFAHFKKTNARRILRPRHYQSARVRRLTSEIVGAIDRGLAIKSKQGMARIVRPHTRHLDKLNWEVVVTKNRECNAYVHPGGGKIVVFDGLLERFETDEEIAYLIAHEVGHVVQRCNSEWLSIPSPRLESEADYIGIMLLAAAGFDPQVAPKFFEKFADIERNSGWRFNYDYRCPIHPPSKKRSQLLSQPAVMGEAMQLYRQVTAKQGQEKISSNSGTLSLA; encoded by the exons ATGGATCAAACGGCGGCGCTCCCGATCGTTGACATCCTCATCGGCCTCCTTGGCAACAAGCCCGCCGCCTTCCGCGCCCCAGGCCACAAGAAGCCTGCCGCCGTCCGCCTCCCACGGCGCTTGGCGGCCCTAGGGGAGAAGATACACGGACTCTTCTTCCACAGTGTTCAGCCTGCCGTCCGTCGACCGTCTTCTCTGGTGATAatagcgccgccgccgctccagctCCCCCTCCCGCTCCCCTCCCCGAAGCTACCGGAGGTGTTGGGGTCCATCCAAGGGCTCTTCATCCCTGGCGTTTGGCGACGGTCCCCTCAACCGCAGGCGACTGAAGCTCAAGCTCAACCTTCCCAGAAGGAGATACTGGAATCCATCCAGAAACTCCTCCGCCACGTCAAGCCTGCCGTCTGCCGACCGCTCGCGCTGCCGTTGGCGGCCCACATCGCCGGCAGCCCCGCTGCGACGGCGGCCCTCGTCGTCGGCAGCGCGGCAATGGCTGTCTGCCAAAGATACCGACTCGAGGTCGTGCCGTACAGTAACCGCGTCCACATAGTCTTCCACCCCCCAGATTACGATCGCGAGCTCGACGAGTTCGAGTTCGCCCATTTCAAGAAGACGAACGCCCGTAGGATCCTCCGCCCGCGCCACTACCAGAGCGCACGCGTCCGGCGGCTCACCTCGGAGATCGTCGGCGCCATCGACCGCGGCCTTGCCATCAAGAGCAAGCAGGGGATGGCGCGCATAGTGCGGCCACACACGAGGCATCTCGACAAGCTCAACTGGGAGGTCGTCGTTACCAAGAATAGGGAATGCAATGCGTACGTCCATCCCGGTGGCGGCAAGATCGTGGTCTTCGACGGGTTGCTTGAACGCTTCGAGACTGATGAAGAGATTGCCTACCTTATTGCGCACGAG GTCGGGCATGTTGTCCAGAGATGCAACTCCGAGTGGCTATCCATACCATCCCCGAG GCTAGAGAGTGAGGCAGACTACATTGGAATCATGCTGCTTGCTGCGGCTGGTTTTGATCCGCAAGTTGCCCCAAAGTTCTTTGAGAAGTTTGCAGACATCGAAAGAAATTCAGGATGGCGGTTTAACTATGACTACCGATGCCCTATTCATCCTCCAAGTAAGAAAAGGTCGCAGCTTTTATCACAACCCGCGGTTATGGGGGAGGCGATGCAGTTATATAGACAAGTCACGGCCAAACAAGGACAGGAGAAGATTTCGTCTAACAGTGGAACTTTGTCGCTTGCATAG